Proteins encoded in a region of the Mucispirillum schaedleri ASF457 genome:
- a CDS encoding PAS domain-containing hybrid sensor histidine kinase/response regulator gives MNNIKLLVITFVVIEIFVSIFILRDLNRRIDVEIASRVNTITTQKEIIYNNVVNDALSKFQILYTNQAFCEDIKEINSLTGKERENAIRRMHHHFLDMYVNFIPGSANLIRIYDKSGKLIGRYVDGELDPSSFNSSFHIIYPTKESRLFTIDSKDIAVIIPHKLQHNNEVYGYIEFGMTADSFLNHIETLYSSLYIFLIKNTYIDKGGKEDIQGMDIGEYKVMTGRHHHISEIVLKGIINNIDYVVSLQKDAKNFIKDIYMDGARYWGVFISINDIDDNELGYVAEIMPNNYIYQLKNVAFFLWLLITVALWLFAFIVIVMDRNKYSMMQLNRVLEGYKLAVDNSSQIIEFSSDLFITNVNQKFLDLMGGQIDEYIGETLAHFAKRCSEPKKFINSFNSESTNTVFNGIYEFTTKHSKKAVLSISSTPIMNSYGGVINILCVMSDLTPEYSAINELKVAEDRSEEFITILTDYINATGNILVVYKKDFTLEYSNSSQASDSYDNIVNCYKHYAGRCTRACRECYIKQVFEEKIKISYEVIEEENNIYEMISFFPIFDKHGNVRLVVCEHRNIFDKVESQKTLLELNEKERAMVTQLHEMVQARDIAKAEAEHASKAKSLFLANMSHEIRTPINGILGFLALLKDYKMDETAKEYLNIISTSSESLLGVINDILDFSKIESGKMELEKVPFSIVTDIEAIADLYIAQAEEKKIELTCYIDPLLPHKLLGDSLKIKQIMTNFLSNAVKFTPEYGSISLDVRCIYKENGIARVKFSVTDTGIGINNATKEKIFSPFAQGDTSITRRFGGTGLGLSISHSMLEMMNSQLELETKENNGSTFSFELSLKIIDDTDYIEKFDTNFKMFIFDSKNGCGRVMQEYMSSLNIKINDCNGDYNKITEDTDYVLIDSGKDIEHFKALFSKMPYKNKVQYIAGSYSIYKNEISKIDGISHIFLKPVTLTRLKNIFKNLVQKSYKEDKKLSDIDNQVMLKGNVLVVEDNPVNQKLMVIFLEKTGFNVTVAGNGQEAVDIVSSGKEFDIIFMDIHMPVMDGVSSTKEIRAKGINIPIIALTANVIKEDMDNFIASGMNKHVAKPINFDKLQEVLLQYVKA, from the coding sequence ATGAATAATATTAAGTTGCTTGTTATTACTTTTGTGGTTATAGAAATATTTGTATCTATCTTTATTCTTCGTGATTTAAACAGAAGAATAGATGTTGAAATAGCATCAAGGGTAAATACTATTACTACACAGAAAGAAATTATTTATAACAATGTAGTAAATGATGCTTTATCTAAATTTCAGATATTATATACTAATCAGGCTTTTTGCGAAGATATTAAAGAAATAAACAGCCTTACAGGCAAAGAAAGAGAAAATGCAATAAGGCGTATGCACCATCATTTTCTTGATATGTATGTTAATTTTATTCCGGGTTCTGCTAATTTAATAAGAATATATGATAAGTCAGGTAAATTAATAGGCAGATATGTTGATGGCGAGCTTGACCCGTCATCATTTAACAGCAGCTTCCATATAATTTATCCAACAAAAGAAAGCAGACTTTTCACAATAGATTCTAAAGATATTGCTGTAATCATTCCACACAAACTCCAGCATAATAATGAAGTGTATGGATATATTGAATTTGGTATGACAGCAGATTCATTTTTAAACCATATAGAAACTCTTTATTCCAGCTTATATATATTTTTAATTAAAAATACATATATAGATAAGGGTGGTAAAGAAGATATTCAAGGTATGGATATAGGTGAATATAAAGTGATGACAGGACGCCATCATCATATATCAGAAATAGTTTTAAAGGGTATTATTAATAATATAGACTATGTAGTATCTTTACAAAAAGATGCCAAAAACTTTATAAAAGATATATATATGGATGGAGCAAGATACTGGGGTGTATTTATCAGTATAAATGATATTGATGATAACGAGCTTGGCTATGTAGCAGAGATTATGCCTAATAACTATATATATCAGCTTAAAAATGTTGCTTTTTTCTTATGGCTTTTAATAACTGTAGCACTATGGCTTTTTGCTTTTATTGTTATAGTTATGGATAGAAACAAATACTCTATGATGCAGCTTAACAGGGTGCTTGAAGGCTATAAGCTGGCAGTAGATAATTCATCTCAAATTATAGAGTTCAGCAGCGATTTATTTATAACTAATGTAAACCAGAAATTTTTAGATTTAATGGGCGGTCAGATTGATGAATATATTGGTGAAACACTAGCTCATTTTGCAAAAAGATGCAGTGAACCTAAAAAATTTATTAACTCTTTTAACAGTGAAAGCACTAATACAGTATTTAACGGTATTTATGAATTTACAACAAAGCACAGTAAAAAAGCAGTTTTATCAATATCAAGCACTCCTATTATGAATAGTTATGGCGGTGTAATAAATATTTTATGTGTAATGAGTGATTTAACTCCAGAGTATTCTGCAATTAATGAATTAAAAGTAGCAGAAGATAGAAGTGAAGAATTTATTACAATCTTAACAGACTATATTAATGCAACAGGAAATATATTAGTTGTTTATAAAAAAGATTTTACATTAGAATATTCTAATTCAAGCCAGGCATCAGACTCTTATGATAATATAGTAAACTGTTACAAGCATTATGCAGGCAGATGCACAAGGGCATGCAGGGAATGTTATATAAAACAGGTATTTGAAGAAAAAATTAAAATATCTTATGAAGTAATAGAAGAAGAAAATAATATATATGAAATGATAAGCTTTTTCCCTATTTTTGATAAGCATGGTAATGTAAGGCTTGTTGTATGCGAACACAGGAATATTTTTGACAAGGTAGAATCTCAGAAAACACTGCTTGAATTAAATGAAAAAGAGCGTGCAATGGTTACACAGCTGCATGAAATGGTGCAGGCTAGAGATATTGCAAAAGCAGAAGCAGAGCATGCAAGTAAGGCAAAAAGTTTATTTTTAGCTAATATGAGCCATGAAATAAGAACTCCGATTAATGGTATATTAGGCTTTTTAGCACTTTTAAAAGACTATAAAATGGATGAAACTGCAAAAGAATATCTTAATATTATAAGCACAAGTTCAGAAAGTCTTTTAGGTGTAATTAATGATATATTAGATTTCTCTAAAATAGAAAGCGGTAAAATGGAGCTTGAAAAAGTGCCATTTAGCATTGTAACAGATATTGAAGCGATAGCAGATTTATATATAGCACAAGCAGAAGAGAAAAAAATAGAGCTTACATGTTATATAGACCCGCTTTTGCCACATAAACTTTTAGGTGATTCTTTAAAAATCAAGCAGATTATGACAAACTTTTTATCAAATGCTGTAAAATTTACACCAGAATATGGCAGCATATCATTAGATGTGCGCTGCATTTATAAAGAAAATGGTATAGCAAGAGTTAAATTTTCAGTAACAGATACTGGTATTGGTATAAATAATGCTACTAAGGAAAAAATATTTTCTCCATTTGCTCAAGGAGATACATCTATAACAAGACGGTTTGGCGGCACAGGGCTTGGTTTATCTATATCACATAGTATGCTTGAAATGATGAATTCTCAGTTAGAGCTTGAAACAAAGGAAAATAATGGCTCTACATTTTCTTTTGAGCTTTCATTAAAAATAATTGATGATACAGACTATATTGAAAAATTTGATACAAACTTTAAAATGTTTATTTTTGACAGTAAAAATGGTTGTGGCAGGGTTATGCAGGAATATATGTCTTCTTTAAATATAAAGATTAATGACTGCAATGGTGATTACAATAAAATTACAGAAGATACTGATTATGTGCTGATAGATTCTGGCAAAGATATAGAGCATTTTAAAGCATTATTTAGCAAAATGCCTTATAAGAACAAAGTTCAATATATAGCAGGCTCATACAGTATATATAAGAACGAAATCAGTAAGATAGATGGTATAAGCCATATTTTTCTAAAGCCTGTTACATTAACAAGATTAAAAAATATATTTAAAAATTTGGTGCAAAAAAGTTATAAAGAAGATAAAAAATTATCCGATATAGATAATCAAGTGATGCTGAAAGGCAATGTTCTAGTTGTGGAAGATAACCCTGTAAACCAAAAACTTATGGTTATCTTTCTTGAAAAAACAGGCTTTAATGTTACTGTTGCAGGTAATGGTCAGGAAGCTGTAGATATAGTATCAAGTGGAAAAGAATTTGATATTATATTTATGGATATACATATGCCAGTTATGGATGGTGTTTCGTCCACAAAAGAAATCAGGGCAAAAGGTATTAATATTCCTATTATAGCATTAACTGCGAATGTTATTAAAGAAGATATGGATAATTTTATTGCAAGTGGTATGAATAAGCATGTTGCAAAACCAATCAACTTTGATAAACTTCAGGAAGTTCTGCTCCAGTATGTAAAAGCCTGA
- the efp gene encoding elongation factor P has product MPITPNQFKRGSKIEVDGEPYAVIEWQHIKCGRGGATVRTKIKNLISGRVLERTYDSGEKLKEPDFEEKRMQYLYNDGTEYIFMDQESYEQVHLDDDCVGDAYLFMPESLDVAVQFFNGRPIGITLPNFVELEVTECEPGVKGDTVTGGSKGATVITGGKIQVPLFINEGDVLKIDTRDASYIERVSSKK; this is encoded by the coding sequence ATGCCAATTACTCCAAACCAATTTAAAAGAGGCTCTAAAATTGAAGTTGATGGTGAGCCATACGCTGTAATAGAATGGCAGCACATTAAATGCGGCAGGGGTGGAGCCACAGTTCGCACTAAAATTAAAAACTTAATATCAGGCAGAGTGCTTGAAAGAACTTACGATTCAGGTGAAAAATTAAAAGAGCCAGACTTTGAAGAAAAAAGAATGCAGTATCTTTATAATGATGGCACTGAATATATTTTTATGGACCAGGAAAGCTATGAGCAGGTTCATCTTGATGATGACTGTGTTGGTGATGCATACTTATTTATGCCAGAATCATTAGATGTAGCAGTGCAGTTTTTCAATGGCAGGCCAATAGGCATTACACTTCCTAACTTTGTAGAACTGGAAGTTACTGAATGTGAGCCGGGAGTTAAAGGGGATACAGTAACAGGTGGTTCAAAAGGTGCTACTGTTATTACTGGCGGCAAAATCCAAGTGCCATTATTTATTAATGAAGGCGATGTATTAAAAATTGATACTCGTGATGCATCATATATTGAAAGAGTAAGCTCTAAAAAATAA